TGTTCACAAAGCGCCCTTTAATTTATCATTGCTacgtctatatatatatatatatatatatatatatatatatatatatatatatatatatatatatatatatatatatatgtatatatatattgtaacgctccgaattttgggaacgttaaatagacattttcattgaaaatctaaatagagtctgacttaatattacatcataattctcaaaagagtatttttattcaacaaaaagaggggaaactagggttcctatctactactctgcctgctcctccatcctagccagctcttcggctccgaaagtctccaaggtgtagagttcgccctgctcatctgcaaaatctaacacattataccagcgtcgcaaccaatataatatgtcaaggtcaccaaaggtaacaccatgagctacgaaagctcagcagaacaatcccatacccgctaacccataaatTACACATAATAGGGCATAAAATCAGTGAGATCCACATAGCACATGcgtatttaacaaaataattaataatgacacatctacattcactattcaactaatgttggtgtccgtgatttttgagtttctcctacgcgatatctcgtaaaccgtgtctccattttccacttttcattttccaaatcaacattttcaaaatcgtttttacacattcatcctcggttccgccgctctgggttcccgagtattcgcacaatggttccgccgctccgggttcccattggcacctTTCCGTGGTAACCAAGCCatacacaccctacctcggttccgccgctctggatTCCCGAGTATCAGCACAATGGTTTCGCCACTCCGgttttccattggcacacaattggcattggcacttctccgcggtaaccaagccacacaccctacctcggttccgccgctccgggttcctgggtatccgcacaatggttccgccgctccaagttcctattggcacacacacacacacacacacacacaccatacACCACGCACCATACTCGTTGGCTACCACGTCCTACCTCATttgtggtttcaaaatatttcttttttcaaaacacatctcatcattaaccacaccctaggtgccatgtttctactttcttgatttctgtatctcattttcatgcaacgactccgcggtaggacttttcacatatgtaatcataaatcattcattgtaatcttgaaactaaactagcaagatcatctaaCTCTATATTAATCATCATGCTTAAACCACAACTTAatgcataacgccacatgtacggatgcctttggagtgaaaatcacttatgctttacaacaaggcaaataatacaaacaattcataatacatgctcatatccatcttaaagatcaaaatacaaatgcttccatgcatttcgatatacaaacaacatacaatatacgtagagtaggtaagtagaggtattctacatatactagagataggggataagatgattctaccgttcttctcgGCGGTTTGGCGGCTACAGAAAAGTAAGTTGGCTATCGAACaaagtgacttcctacggtaagcttttGGTAGCTTCGAatgagaaaggtttctctcgaaattagttcttgactaaaaactactaacttttggatcgaaagggtggtcgggtggcggtttagtggcggcttaggatgagtttcaagaagaatttcaagaaaaactcaagaacaccaagaacaagaaagaacaaagtaagaactcaagtatttctagagagagaagttgaaaggttgaaatgtgtGACTTAAATGGCAAGGATGGGGTGCTATTCATaacaaaagtcttggctattacccaaggaataaaattttccctagcaattattgtccaatggttaagatttttctagaaaaataataggccaaaaggtacatgtacccatatataaatatatttgtgtatttaaaaaatctagtaaaatactttacaaggtactataatcttttaagattttcaagtatccagTAAAAAAactataagatcaaaattttataataagcacatgttcctattatatatatatatacacacacacacacacacacacacatgtccaAGTTTTCAGATATAAATGTAGGTACTATTAGGTACCATATAATCCATCaagatttccaagtatcaaataaaatatatggccaagattttcttattagaataattcaagaagtactaatacttatatatttattagtgtacttagaaatctaggaaattagatattcacatatctttaatacatataaacacataggaaaatctaggaagtgatttatttaataaatcctagtactagttagtaagactaacttattatccaatggataatattttttcttgcatttattaaccaatggataaaagaaataaggtaatatatacttgaataatatttaaaataatcaaatgtcttttaggcatgtgtatataagtctatatacaactatatatgagtactttatcaaatctagcacaaaatatctttgatagaaaatctaggttttctattgtccaatggataaaagtttccctaacttttattttccaatgggtaaaggttcatctaTGATTAGGAGtttaggagattgtaactagatgaattggtagttcggttcttccaactaatcggttgaaaactaattctacttgccacgtaggatttctagtcaagaaatataatttaagattttattttatacactagaaaaatatacaagtgtttctacaagtacacttgtcttttgaaaatgactagattgtctggtgcaaagaaatataattttataagtctcaaatctagttatgacggaatattaaagttaaaaaggaattttaaaggaaatccaagtaattaaaaataatatttaaatatttaaagaatttttttatttaccaaaaatcaaggtcgttacatatatattattacTTGGAGTTTTATACCTTATTTTTgtgattgtaggtatttggacaATTTGATACCAAAAGCGCGAAGTTGGAAGTACTCAAAGTTTAGCTCTTGTCACGAGCATGAGTACAGAGGAAAAAGAGTAATATTTGCAAGTCTATTGGCCAAAGAATTAGTCTATCTCAGGAAGTAAAAATAAGAATTGGACTTGGACTTCTAGTAGGTGGGCCCAATAGTTCACAATTAATTTGACTAAATGATGGGCCAAGGAGGAAAGTGGCCACAACTGGGAATTAAAAAAGTAGGACAAGGGTTTTGGATGAGACGACAAACGTGGCTTATAAAAGGAGAAGTTTCGGAAATTATTTTGCAGCTTTGACTTCTGTTCTTACCTTcagagttttttttcccttcaagttcttgaagttttgttcaattactcgcatttcggtaattagttttaatttatgttcttcaTGAAAGTTATTCGCTGAtttttgattagttgatatttcttgTTCATTTTTCATCTCACGTAATAGAATCGtgtttcaaattaggatttcttttgcttcttgtttaataatgagtgagtagtcgtttaggtagggtcgtgggtgattagcacaccatgGCCACTTCGGACACTgctcatattttcaaacaatgaaaaagacaattttagattgaaaaatacttcccgtagacgaaCTTGGGCATTGTTGGAGCctatgtgaacgggagaatgggggtccaaaactcattctccgctgtgCATGGGGAAACGGCAACCAtgaggtttcgcatcttgcggggtatttTTTCCAAACTAGAGTTGAACGttttttagaacacttaatggagcaggttaatccggactggttacgagaGCTAGgaaccctacgaccatacctcctttaaattatttgaaaagaacaatcaatttccaaggttttagttaatctcaatcaattgtCAAGGAGTAGCTACCTAaaagcccgtttaaattataacaacccgagtttttatgTCAgtacacatcaccgtctttgtggattcgactccgatcttaccggatattgtgctacattggtctcagccctacacttggggccacccattaatttaggactaggattCCGTCAAGCAGTACATATTCACTTCCCGcgatttctttccaaaaaaatgaaggtACAAcgggaaggggaaaaaataaaatggaggTACAAAATGAATGTGTAGTAGAATCCAAGTCTTCTATCAGAGCTCCTTATACAATCCTCGAGTAAAGAGTGTGTGGAAGGTCCCAAATTCAGTTCCTGCAAAGTTTTTTGAGTTAATAGTCTGAAAAGTGAGAATCTAGAATACCAAGCAGTTCCATATTAGATAGCAGTACGAAGAAACATGAACTAACTATGATAAATTGGACATTAGTCCACAAAAATTTTCTATTACAGTTTAACAATTTAACCCGCTTCGAACCTCACTGCCTACCTTATGGAGGAGAGTGTGTCTACACGTGTGTTGAAGGTATATAAAtaacaaagtttaaaaaaaggtCATAAAGAGACAACAATTCACCATGATCATGACAAAAGAACACAATAAGCTGAATATATGGGATCGAATATCAATAAAAGTTTTCCTTCTCAATGTCTAACTTCAGTCTTCTGGTAAATGAATGAAAAAGACTATTCAATCAAGATATTTAAACTTGTGCATGGATAAATAAAAGTTGTACCTTTTACTATATCAAAACCTTAGGATACACAATGTTTGTCGTGGAACGGAATGCATCATTAGAGAGAAAGACACTTGTATGATCACCAGATGTGCATCTAGATAACGCTACATATAGTTGCCTATGACTAAAGACTGAAGTACGCAAATCAATTCCAACAAAATTTGCAGATTGTCCTTGAGATTTATTAATAGTCATCGCGTATGCCAATCTGATTGAAATTGATGACTTGTCATCTCAAAAGGCATTTCAGAAGAAGAGGGTGTCAAGGATATCCCTGGAATAAAGACCAAATCGCCAAATTTATCTCCAGTTAAAATTTGAGCTTTGATTATGCGATTTGCACAATTGACAATCATTAATTGAGTGCCATTACACAACCCACCCTTTGGAGCAATATTTCTCAGTAACATTATTGGGCAACCAACTTTCAAGTCCAATTTAAAAGGAGGCAAACCAGAAGGATTCAATGCATTCAAGTACTCATTAGGATACCGGTTTGTGATAGTACGATCACGTGCATCATCAAAGGACATTTTGTCAGCTGCAAAATAAGTAGTGGTATCTCTTGGAAAAACATTCAATGCTGCAAGGTTGATGGCACTAACATCATCATTTCGGGTAGACAGAATTGTGCGTTCATTAAGGAAAGTTGGTGTTATGGTACCCACTACGTTCAGCTGCGGATACACAGTAAATAACAATTTACTAACGGTTCCACACTTTTGTATTATTGATGGAAGCTCTGCTACTTCTTCTGGATTGGTCTCAATCTAAAagtataataaataataaaagagtcAAGATGATGAAGCAATGGCGGAATCAAAAGTACTTCTGATTTTCTTAAAACATGAGAATTTGGCGGGTTGGACTTGGACCTGGTTTAAATTCAGCACATTCGACCtttagagcatccccattgtaataagcaaatgagtgtggataatcaaacttaataacaATGCTTagaaaacaccccacattataataagcaaagttacaactcctttagtaaataaccaaaatttcactcattccataaccaaacttaacaatttttactaataaccaaaactcaataaccaaactcaaaactcaaaaataccccacattggaatcgtctcatcgagacgaataatttggtgtggtcaggtgcgtgattggaactcgtttgcgattggatagatatgcattgtgtattgtgggatttttttgatagggatgcaaaaataaccaatgtggagatagaggttgttaagtttgattatggactaaatggataGTCAAATACTAACGTGAcacattttagttattggttttgattattaccattgcagATGCTCATAGGCCTAACGCTGGCCTTACCAGGGCCAGCCAtgagtttcttttcttttctttttcttttttgtttggttgaatagtaaaaaattcattaataacaacaaaattacaaTCTCCCTTCCCTCTCGGTTTGCTTCCTTTTCTGGCGAGCTCCCGCCGACCAACGCTTATGGGCGTGTCCTTGTCCGAAGGTGGCTAAGGGATTGGATTCTTAGCCTATTGGCTTGGTTCCTTATCTATTTTTCATCAGCACTTGTTGCTACCTCTAATTTGGACTTCTGTCATCCCAAGGCAACTCAGTGTTACGTTGATCTCTGGTCGTCGATCTGTCTCGACAATAACGTGAAGAGAGCTTTCTGCTCGCGCTTAGGACTTAGACATCACCTCTTTGTGCTTATTGTTTATCCTTAGTTTTTTCGGATTGGCTCGTTGTCCTTATCATATATTTGGATGAAAATCTTGTAAATGCCGTATGGCTTTTATCGAATGAAGTTATTTgcttcggataaaaaaaaaaaaaccttaattgAGAATTTGGGGCTTGGACTTGAATCTTTAGCAATAGTACTAGCCTTGGGCTAcgaatgggttttttttttgggttatgtGGACTGTAACGAATTGGTGGACTGAgttatgatatttattttataggTTTTTCCCATCGAGGCGATTAAATAATCTAAAACAGATTATCACAAAGAGGCaaaattgaaagagaaaagaatagGACCAAAGAATAATTCAAAGTTAGTCGCTGTGCCCCGGCAGCAGTGAGGGTCTTGATCagcatttttggacggctggAGTGGATCTGTCATTTGCTTGCAGgttttgctttagtttttgtttgttgtttttagtTAGTTTTCTTCCCTTGCGTGGGAATTTTCTCTCACTCCTTGTGGGTTATTTTGTGATGGTTGATTTTCTATGTCGTCTTGATGACTTTTCGTGGTCGAAGATGAGTCTTGTCTGTATGAGGTCCTTAATGTTCGTTTGTGAGTTTATGCTTCCTTTGTGGTTGCTTTCCTCCCACTTTGGAGGTGGCTATCCGTTTTCGATGTATGATTTTCGTATCAATGAAAACACTTttaaactttgaaaaaaaaaaaaaaaagtgagccTAAGAGCATCCTCAATTAATATGAACCGAATTAAAAGTAGCTAACTCAcctttttaatttagtttagttttttttgggcGTTTTATCACTAATCTATCGTAActatattttgttaaaatattcTAGTGATTTTATTTCCTCCCCCTCTATAATAAGAAGCACTTTTTGCTTGCCAATTTAGCCCAATTTGGACAATTTTAACCCCTTATTGTTGGGTTGTTATTCTTGGTCTGTTGGGCAGAATGATCATTTGACCTCTTGTATTTAGTGGGCTACGTGGGGCGAAAGGGTGAAGGGATGCAGCCATTTAAGACCTCTGTCTCTCACGTACTCTGCCTCTCTTTCCTGCGATTTTTCTTCAGACGCCCatggtgctctctctctctagcctcTCTCTATTGACGTCGGTCGTCTCACGCTCACTGGATGATCCCACCGTCACATCTCAAACCCTAATGTTGAGACTACGCAAGTTGCAAGTTCTTATGTTGATGCTTGTATTACTGAATATCCAAGCAAAAGTATAAACAGACATTTGGTCTCAACACTTGCAGCAGTGGGATTGTTCCTATCAACACAGCTAGATTTAGGTGTTTCTTTGAAGGACCTGACTGCTGTGGCATTACCATATGAAGAGGTTTGCTTGGTTCCTTGATGcattatacttttttttttttatcagctgtATGATACTTGAATGTGTGTTAGGTGCATTGGATGAGCATTACTTTATGTCCTTGAACTTCAatattttatctttattattcCATTTTTAGGCCTTGAAAGGACTAAATATACAATAAGGAATGTTGCATTTTTTAACACAAAAACCAAAGTTAAACAAGAACTTGGATTAGTTCCTTCCTCTCGACAACCCTCCCATAGGTTGGCAAATGTGAGGGAAAATCTCGAGCGCAActgagtgtgaaaatcactccccatttATAAACGTGTAGATGTATAGCATTGTCTTGTTGAAAAATGGAGATTTTGGTCATAAATTATTCACACATGCATGTCATATCGAACTCTAAACCTCAAATACGGTAGAAGAGAGATACAAGGAGCTAAGTAATACTCCCTTTGTTTCTAAATGAGAGTTCCTCTTAggaattccaactttttaagggtACATGTAATTATTGCACATACTATTCATCATTACTTCTATATTCTACCTATTTTGCACTATTTGTATTCACATGTGAGGGACACTTTTtagaattttatcaaatttttacttttatttttggataaggacaatcattttggaacatcTCAATTGGAATAAGGGATTATCAAttaggaacggagagagtattaaaTGATAGGTAAAGGGGACAAGGTGTAGTGTTCTTTAGATGAAGGGTATAACATGTAAAAATAAGTTATTATACGGGGGAGTATATAATTAACCCTAAAACAaatgataaaaagaaattagatGAGCAGACGTGGACTTCCCTCAAGGCTCAAACGCAAAGGAAGAAAAGCAACGGCCTAGATTCTCTCCTTGCTTCCTGGCTCTGCCTTTATCTTCCCAACACCtccgcgcgctctctctctctctccatattgtTGGCCTTGCTcagagcatcttcaatccacctctaattttctaaaatagaggatggatgtgacacattgaggtgagattttataatttattcttttttttcttcactttttgtagtttttgggagaatttttgagggatccaccgtcctttttagagtttggtcctccaaaagtaaatttggtcctctaaaaatgaaggaccaaaagtaaatttggagtacaaaattcctccaaactctaaaaaggacgatgggtccctcaaagattctctcaaaaaatacaaaaagtgaagaaaaaatggaataaattacaaaatctcttctcaatgtgttacatccatactctattttgaaagaaatgaaaatggatCGGAGATGCTCTGAGGAATAGAAATAGCAGAAGTAGACTAGAAAGAGACTATAgagagaaaataagaagaagaaggagatcTTGTTgggtaagagcatctccaatccatccaaaatagaggatggatgtaacacattgaggggagattttgtaatttatttcattttttcttcactttttgtactttttgggagaatctttgaaggacccatcgtcctttttagagttttggaggaattttgtactccaaatttacttttgatcctccatttttagagggccaaatttacttttagaggaccaaactctaaaaaggactgTGGGTctctcaaaaattctcccaaaaattacaaaaagtgaagaaaaaaaagaataaattataaaatctcccctcaatgtgtcacatccatcctctattttgaagaaatagaggtggattggagatgctctaaaagacCTCGTCCTCCGATCAAGAGGACTACGAGTATGACAGAGTTCACCTTGGATCTAACTATTGCCGAGCCCCAGCAGCCGTTGGATCCTTTAAACGGCGGTCGCATAGATCAACGGTTCTTGGCTGCCGCTGCCGTCTCACCTCGGAACCACCGCCGTAACTCTGCTGATTTCATCGAGACCGCCCACTTTCTTTGGTCTTGCTTCCTCTGCAAGCGCCGTTTGATCCCCGGCCGTGACATTTACATGTACaggtgtctctctctctctctctctgatatttACTCATCTGTGATGATAGTAGAAGTTATATAATGTGTGTATGAGCGGAGCGTGAGCATAAAAGTTATTTATAGCACTATCCCAAGGTATTAAAATTTGTAAGAGTGAAGATTGAGAATGCGAGTAAAAGACTATAGTGAAGGATTGCGTGATTAAGTTAccgatatttattttttccccatCCTTTACTACATGTATTTGTGTTCGATAGCTAGCTGTTTTACACAAACTGTTCAAATAAAGTTTTCTGtcgaagagaaaaaggaaaaagaaaccgTTCTTTTACATTATGTATTTTGAATGAAGGGAATCCTGTTTTTTCCACAAAAAGAAGGTTAACTAAAAATCGATCGATGTGGCTTTTTTTAATTAACTTGTAgatatttttgtaaataaaacacaaaaatcgggaaaggaaaaggaaaatgaataaaggaaaaacaatAACAACGAACAGACCCGTCTTAGAATTTTCTATATCTAAGACaggggaaagactacaatacacaccttttAAAAGGATGTactatatgcacctattttatgattcattcataacattttagtatgtttcgtaacttttgttataaaattcataacttttcagcagtacgattcgtaacattttcattatgattcataacattttggtgtattatgtaacctttatacgattcgtaactttctagcaatacgattcgtaatattttctctataattcataatatttttgggTGTATataatacacacaaaaataagaagtgtgtattgtagactttccacTAAGACTGATAATCTACAGTTAATCTGATAATTAATCATCAGAAACAGATTGATAATCTCCGCTCACATATATTCTCCTCAATTAACTACTCCTATGTGCAAAGTACAAACCCCAATCGTCCTCAACTCTTAATGTACATGTTAATTAACCTTATCTTACCGGCCAATATCTCTAGTTTATTTAACTAGCACTaagttaatttttgttttgcagaGGTGATAGTGCATTTTGCAGTCTGGAGTGTAGACAACAACAGATGATCCAAGACGAGAGGAAAGAGAAGTGCTCCTGGGCATCCAAGAGACAGGCCCCACTGGCAGCCTCCGAAGGCGGCTCCGCCGAAGGGGAGACCGTCGCAGCCGTCTAGATTCCGATTGATTACAGGGGTGTTCcaactctaa
The sequence above is drawn from the Rhododendron vialii isolate Sample 1 chromosome 6a, ASM3025357v1 genome and encodes:
- the LOC131329212 gene encoding FCS-Like Zinc finger 6-like: MTEFTLDLTIAEPQQPLDPLNGGRIDQRFLAAAAVSPRNHRRNSADFIETAHFLWSCFLCKRRLIPGRDIYMYRGDSAFCSLECRQQQMIQDERKEKCSWASKRQAPLAASEGGSAEGETVAAV
- the LOC131328416 gene encoding uncharacterized protein LOC131328416 codes for the protein MHQGTKQTSSYGNATAVRSFKETPKSSCVDRNNPTAASVETKCLFILLLGYSIETNPEEVAELPSIIQKCGTVSKLLFTVYPQLNVVGTITPTFLNERTILSTRNDDVSAINLAALNVFPRDTTTYFAADKMSFDDARDRTITNRYPNEYLNALNPSGLPPFKLDLKVGCPIMLLRNIAPKGGLCNGTQLMIVNCANRIIKAQILTGDKFGDLVFIPGISLTPSSSEMPFEMTSHQFQSDWHTR